A genome region from Solirubrobacter pauli includes the following:
- a CDS encoding sugar phosphate nucleotidyltransferase, translated as MEIAKALLMVGGAGEHVPWPSAPTPKALFPVGNRPILFRHLESLSAAGVLETVILSDSSASVPIRSAVGDGQRWGMRVRHLEWTPADGLAGALRVGHEDGFGEPVLVQHGGSLVRERMHPHISAFAREQLDALALYGAGSASPSDLGYLLSARAVSILRDAAGAVNPLAGVREQGGRVREQRVDACLPSHGGLQDLLESNRRVLEDLESSVEPGSLDATTIQGTVQVHPTARVERSLLRGPLVIGPGAVISDAYIGPYTSIGAGVVMEGTEIEYSIVLPEAELRFVGARLESSVIGRGARVVRAFELPGAMRMSVGDGAEVILR; from the coding sequence ATGGAGATCGCGAAGGCGCTGCTGATGGTCGGTGGGGCGGGGGAGCACGTTCCCTGGCCGAGTGCGCCGACCCCGAAGGCGCTCTTCCCGGTCGGCAACCGGCCGATCCTCTTCCGGCACCTGGAGTCGCTGAGCGCCGCCGGCGTGCTGGAGACCGTGATCCTCTCCGACTCCTCGGCCAGCGTGCCGATCCGCTCCGCGGTCGGTGACGGGCAGCGCTGGGGCATGCGCGTCCGCCACCTCGAGTGGACGCCCGCCGACGGGCTGGCCGGCGCGCTCCGCGTGGGGCACGAGGACGGCTTCGGCGAGCCCGTGCTGGTGCAGCACGGCGGCTCGTTGGTCCGTGAGCGCATGCATCCGCACATCTCGGCCTTCGCCCGCGAGCAGCTCGACGCGCTTGCGCTGTACGGCGCGGGCTCGGCGTCGCCGTCGGACCTGGGCTACCTGCTGAGCGCCCGCGCCGTCTCGATCCTGCGCGACGCCGCCGGGGCCGTGAACCCGCTCGCGGGCGTGCGCGAGCAGGGCGGCCGCGTCCGCGAGCAGCGCGTCGACGCCTGCCTGCCCTCGCACGGCGGCCTCCAGGACCTGCTGGAGAGCAACCGCCGCGTGCTCGAGGACCTCGAGTCCTCCGTCGAGCCCGGCTCGCTCGACGCGACCACGATCCAGGGCACCGTCCAGGTCCATCCGACCGCGCGCGTCGAGCGCTCGCTCCTGCGCGGGCCGCTGGTGATCGGGCCCGGCGCCGTGATCAGCGACGCGTACATCGGCCCATACACGTCGATCGGCGCGGGCGTCGTGATGGAGGGCACGGAGATCGAGTACTCGATCGTCCTGCCGGAGGCCGAGCTGCGCTTCGTCGGGGCGCGCCTGGAGTCGAGCGTGATCGGCCGCGGCGCGCGGGTCGTCCGGGCGTTCGAGCTGCCCGGGGCGATGCGCATGTCGGTCGGCGACGGGGCCGAGGTCATCCTCCGCTGA
- a CDS encoding glycosyltransferase family 2 protein yields the protein METRPDLSIIVVTYNGREMALTTLRSAQAGLGDITAEWFVVDNGSSDGTADAIEQAFPDVRVFRESNRGFAAGNNVALPHARGRYVLLLNPDVEIAVGTLADLVRSLDERPRVGAASVIQQGSDGQVLPSIRRFPSPARALGEALGAARLRPLHRLQELDLDFPAYQRERSVDWLVGAFLVVRAEVVEEVGLMDDGFFLYAEETDWCRRIAARGWDIRHLPTLTITHHEGDNKRPEMVAQLATSRRRFIYKHFEKPAAVAMHASLVLGHALRLAMLVPMAPFKPGLRPRVRAEAFGLAVLCGTAQPPFGSR from the coding sequence ATGGAGACCCGGCCCGACCTCAGCATCATCGTCGTGACCTACAACGGCCGCGAGATGGCCTTGACGACGCTGCGCTCGGCGCAGGCCGGTCTCGGCGACATCACCGCGGAGTGGTTCGTCGTCGACAACGGCTCCTCGGACGGGACCGCCGACGCGATCGAGCAGGCGTTCCCCGACGTCCGCGTGTTCCGTGAGTCCAACCGCGGGTTCGCGGCCGGCAACAACGTCGCGCTGCCCCACGCGCGCGGCCGGTACGTCCTGCTGCTCAACCCCGACGTGGAGATCGCCGTGGGGACGCTCGCCGACCTCGTGCGCAGCCTGGACGAGCGCCCGCGCGTCGGCGCCGCCAGCGTGATCCAGCAGGGCAGCGACGGGCAGGTGCTGCCGTCGATCCGGCGTTTCCCGTCGCCGGCGCGCGCGCTCGGCGAGGCGCTCGGCGCGGCCCGGCTGCGTCCGCTGCACCGCCTGCAGGAGCTCGACCTCGACTTCCCCGCCTACCAGCGTGAGCGCTCCGTCGACTGGCTGGTCGGCGCCTTCCTGGTCGTGCGCGCCGAGGTGGTCGAGGAGGTCGGCCTGATGGACGACGGCTTCTTCCTCTACGCCGAGGAGACGGACTGGTGCCGGCGGATCGCCGCGCGCGGGTGGGACATCCGCCACCTGCCGACGCTCACGATCACGCACCACGAGGGCGACAACAAGCGGCCCGAGATGGTCGCGCAGCTCGCGACCTCGCGTCGGCGCTTCATCTACAAGCACTTCGAGAAGCCCGCGGCGGTCGCCATGCACGCCAGCCTGGTGCTCGGCCACGCGCTTCGCCTCGCGATGCTCGTGCCGATGGCGCCGTTCAAGCCGGGCCTGCGCCCGCGCGTGCGCGCCGAGGCGTTCGGCCTCGCCGTCTTGTGCGGCACCGCCCAACCGCCCTTCGGGAGCCGTTGA
- a CDS encoding DegT/DnrJ/EryC1/StrS family aminotransferase, protein MQVPFSKPFLRGHEGARVAETIATGWVSQGPRVREFETAFAERVGALDAVATTNCTTALQLALYVLGVGPGDEVIVPSLSFIATANSVWQNGATPVFADVDPRTYNIDPQAIEPLITSRTKAIMPVHQLGLPADMDPILALAERHGLAVVEDAACAIGAEYRGRRIGSLGPLACFSLHPRKVITTGEGGMIAVNDPAIAARLRTLRQHAMDVSDLARHGAKDVIIESYPERGWNHRMTDMQATLGLCQLEDLEFIRDERRRLADRYTAALAGIPSIEPPFDPDYADRTWQSYAVRLVDGAPDRDTLMRLLLQDGVPTRRGVMAIHEEAAYADTQAVLPATEDVTRNTLMLPLFAGLTDAEQDHVIERLAAHVAAAVAA, encoded by the coding sequence ATGCAGGTTCCCTTCAGCAAGCCGTTCCTGCGCGGGCACGAGGGTGCCCGTGTGGCCGAGACGATCGCGACGGGCTGGGTCTCGCAGGGTCCGCGCGTGCGGGAGTTCGAGACGGCGTTCGCGGAGCGCGTCGGCGCGCTCGACGCGGTGGCGACGACCAACTGCACGACGGCGCTGCAGCTCGCGCTCTACGTTCTCGGGGTCGGCCCGGGCGACGAGGTGATCGTGCCCTCGCTGTCGTTCATCGCGACCGCGAACTCCGTCTGGCAGAACGGCGCGACGCCGGTCTTCGCCGACGTCGACCCGCGCACCTACAACATCGACCCGCAGGCGATCGAGCCGCTGATCACGAGCCGCACGAAGGCGATCATGCCGGTGCACCAGCTCGGCCTCCCGGCCGACATGGACCCGATCCTCGCGCTCGCGGAACGCCACGGGCTCGCGGTCGTCGAGGACGCCGCCTGCGCCATCGGCGCCGAGTACCGCGGTCGGCGGATCGGCTCGCTGGGCCCGCTGGCGTGCTTCTCCCTGCACCCGCGCAAGGTCATCACGACCGGCGAGGGCGGGATGATCGCGGTCAACGACCCGGCCATCGCCGCGCGCCTGCGCACGCTGCGCCAGCACGCCATGGACGTCTCGGACCTGGCCCGCCACGGCGCCAAGGACGTGATCATCGAGTCCTATCCCGAGCGCGGCTGGAACCACCGGATGACCGACATGCAGGCCACGCTCGGCCTGTGCCAGCTCGAGGACCTGGAGTTCATCCGGGACGAGCGTCGTCGTCTGGCGGACCGCTACACCGCGGCGCTTGCGGGGATCCCCTCGATCGAGCCGCCGTTCGACCCGGACTACGCCGACCGCACCTGGCAGTCGTACGCCGTCCGGCTCGTCGACGGCGCCCCCGACCGGGACACGCTGATGCGCCTGCTGCTGCAGGACGGCGTCCCCACGCGCCGCGGCGTGATGGCGATCCACGAGGAGGCCGCGTACGCCGACACCCAGGCCGTGCTCCCCGCCACCGAGGACGTCACCCGCAACACGCTCATGCTGCCGCTGTTCGCCGGCCTGACGGACGCGGAGCAGGACCACGTGATCGAGCGGCTCGCCGCGCACGTGGCCGCAGCCGTCGCGGCGTGA
- a CDS encoding glycosyltransferase family 2 protein, with amino-acid sequence MSSVTRTHRTRAVRGLEPGDRPSVTVVIPCFNYARYLPDSVGSALAQDGVDVDVVVVDDCSTDDSVTVARGLAARDPRVTVLVHEVNQGPVATFNDGLERMTGEFVVRLDADDLLTPGSLARATALARAYPSVGLVYGHPIHFEGEPPAHRSHVRSWTVWPGRQWLGDRCRDGYNVITSPEVVMRSSIVARVGGQMPIAHTHDMEMWLRIAAFSDVARVDGADQAWHREHSSSLSARKVDLLKDLSERREAFDVLLAGPAGSIPEAQTLRRLSSRAIARDTLRTACHMVDRGRASEESVEDLAAFAVEVDPGAASLPEWRQLQRRRASASRGPLTRPLAAAAALRRRLRWELRYRRWQRTGVYDRSRGQLAR; translated from the coding sequence ATGTCATCCGTCACGCGCACGCATCGCACCCGCGCCGTCCGCGGCCTCGAGCCCGGAGACCGGCCCAGCGTGACGGTGGTGATCCCGTGCTTCAACTACGCCCGCTACCTCCCGGACTCCGTGGGCAGCGCGCTCGCCCAGGACGGCGTCGACGTGGACGTCGTCGTCGTCGACGACTGCTCGACCGACGACAGCGTGACCGTCGCGCGTGGCCTCGCCGCGCGCGATCCGCGGGTGACCGTGCTCGTGCACGAGGTCAACCAAGGCCCCGTCGCGACGTTCAACGACGGCCTCGAGCGGATGACGGGCGAGTTCGTGGTCCGGCTCGACGCCGACGACCTGCTGACGCCGGGGTCGCTCGCCCGCGCCACGGCGCTCGCGCGCGCCTACCCGAGCGTCGGCCTCGTCTACGGGCACCCAATCCACTTCGAAGGCGAACCGCCGGCCCACCGCTCGCACGTGCGCTCGTGGACGGTCTGGCCCGGCCGCCAGTGGCTCGGTGACCGCTGCCGCGACGGCTACAACGTCATCACCTCGCCCGAGGTGGTGATGCGCTCCTCGATCGTCGCGCGCGTCGGCGGCCAGATGCCGATCGCGCACACGCACGACATGGAGATGTGGCTGCGGATCGCGGCGTTCTCGGACGTGGCCCGCGTCGACGGCGCCGACCAGGCGTGGCACCGCGAGCACTCGAGCAGCCTCTCGGCCCGCAAGGTGGACCTGCTGAAGGACCTGTCCGAGCGGCGCGAGGCGTTCGACGTGCTGCTCGCCGGTCCGGCCGGCTCGATCCCCGAGGCCCAGACCCTGCGCCGGCTCTCGAGCCGCGCGATCGCGCGCGACACGCTGCGCACGGCGTGCCACATGGTGGACCGGGGCCGCGCCTCGGAGGAATCGGTCGAGGATCTCGCCGCGTTCGCGGTCGAAGTCGACCCGGGAGCCGCGAGCCTGCCGGAGTGGCGTCAGCTGCAGCGCCGGCGCGCCAGCGCGTCGCGCGGGCCGCTCACGCGCCCGTTGGCCGCGGCCGCCGCGCTGCGCCGTCGCCTGCGCTGGGAGCTGCGCTACCGGCGCTGGCAGCGGACGGGCGTCTACGACCGCAGCCGCGGCCAGCTCGCGCGCTGA
- a CDS encoding NAD-dependent epimerase/dehydratase family protein, translating into MTRFGKVLVTGGGGAIGSNVTDELVIAGAEEIVVLDNFVRGRRENLDWALANGPVRLVEGDIRDKDLVHELMEGVDVLFHHAAIRITQCAEEPRLALEVLVDGTYNVIEAAAEKNVRRVVASSSASAYGLATEFPTREDHHPYANDTLYGAAKVFNEGLLRSFHAMKGLNYVALRYFNVYGPRMDVHGLYTEVLVRWMERITEGKPPLIFGDGSQTMDFIYMGDIARANMLAAETERNDVVYNVATGVETSLLELAQMLLKVMDSDLAVEHGPERAVNGVTRRMADTSLAREELGFEAEVQLEEGLTRLVEWWRAEKDGAPTQPINTLGRVRA; encoded by the coding sequence GTGACCCGCTTCGGCAAGGTGCTCGTGACCGGTGGCGGCGGCGCCATCGGCTCCAACGTGACGGATGAGCTCGTGATCGCGGGCGCCGAGGAGATCGTCGTCCTCGACAACTTCGTCCGCGGCCGCCGGGAGAACCTCGACTGGGCGCTCGCCAACGGCCCGGTGCGGCTCGTCGAGGGCGACATCCGCGACAAGGACCTCGTCCACGAGCTGATGGAGGGCGTCGACGTCCTGTTCCATCACGCCGCGATCCGGATCACGCAGTGCGCCGAGGAGCCGCGGCTCGCGCTCGAGGTGCTCGTGGACGGCACGTACAACGTGATCGAGGCCGCCGCGGAGAAGAACGTCCGGCGCGTCGTCGCGTCCTCGTCCGCCTCGGCGTACGGCCTCGCGACGGAGTTCCCGACGCGCGAGGACCACCACCCGTACGCCAACGACACGCTCTACGGCGCGGCGAAGGTGTTCAACGAGGGCCTGCTGCGCAGCTTCCACGCGATGAAGGGCCTCAACTACGTCGCGCTGCGCTACTTCAACGTGTACGGCCCGCGGATGGACGTCCACGGCCTCTACACCGAGGTGCTCGTGCGCTGGATGGAGCGCATCACCGAGGGCAAGCCGCCGCTGATCTTCGGCGACGGGTCCCAGACGATGGACTTCATCTACATGGGCGACATCGCGCGGGCCAACATGCTCGCGGCCGAGACCGAGCGCAACGACGTCGTCTACAACGTCGCGACCGGCGTCGAGACGAGCCTGCTCGAGCTGGCCCAGATGCTGCTCAAGGTCATGGACTCCGACCTCGCGGTCGAGCACGGCCCCGAGCGCGCCGTCAACGGCGTCACCCGCCGCATGGCCGACACGAGCCTCGCGCGCGAGGAGCTCGGCTTCGAGGCCGAGGTCCAGCTCGAGGAGGGCCTGACGCGTCTCGTCGAGTGGTGGCGGGCCGAGAAGGACGGCGCCCCGACGCAGCCGATCAACACGCTGGGGCGGGTCCGGGCCTGA
- a CDS encoding glycosyltransferase: MSPNADERLRSAARRVARRAGALLDRRSGVVQANVPRLRLAATAPATPTVWMITPDWNKPSGGIRKQYHAVDVLNAAGHPAAVVHERRGFRCSWFEHATTIVAAADVELGPRDVIVVPEIYWPSIRRLPRGIRQVIYNQNAYLTLDALAAAGPAAAAAYVGNPDLGLVAVVSDENAEVLSHAFPDVPIARVRHSIDEALHHPGAEARPRRIAYMPRRRGEEARQVLELLRLRGALQGWEVVPIEGRSETEVAELLRTCRIFLSLSEREGFGLPPCEAIACGCLVVGFDGFAGREFFQPPFARSVENGDVLALARALEALMVETESDPAAARAHAEAGVRFVRERYSAEAERQDLVAAFAPPA; the protein is encoded by the coding sequence GTGAGCCCGAACGCGGACGAGCGTCTGCGCTCCGCGGCGCGCCGTGTGGCGCGCCGCGCCGGGGCGCTGCTCGACCGGCGTTCCGGCGTGGTGCAGGCGAACGTCCCGCGGCTGCGGCTCGCGGCGACGGCGCCGGCGACGCCGACGGTCTGGATGATCACGCCCGACTGGAACAAGCCGTCGGGCGGCATCCGCAAGCAGTACCACGCCGTCGACGTCCTCAACGCCGCGGGCCATCCCGCGGCCGTGGTGCACGAGCGGCGCGGCTTCCGCTGCAGCTGGTTCGAGCACGCGACGACGATCGTCGCGGCTGCCGACGTGGAGCTCGGCCCGCGCGACGTCATCGTCGTCCCGGAGATCTACTGGCCGTCGATCCGCCGGCTTCCGCGCGGGATCCGGCAGGTCATCTACAACCAGAACGCGTACCTGACGCTGGACGCGTTGGCCGCCGCCGGGCCGGCCGCGGCCGCGGCGTACGTCGGCAACCCGGATCTGGGCCTGGTCGCGGTCGTCTCGGACGAGAACGCCGAGGTGCTGTCCCACGCGTTCCCGGACGTGCCGATCGCGCGCGTCCGCCACAGCATCGACGAGGCGCTCCATCACCCCGGGGCCGAGGCCCGTCCGCGCCGGATCGCCTACATGCCGCGCCGGCGTGGGGAGGAGGCTCGGCAGGTGCTGGAGCTGCTGCGCCTGCGCGGTGCCCTGCAGGGGTGGGAGGTCGTCCCGATCGAGGGCCGGTCGGAGACCGAGGTCGCCGAGCTCCTGCGCACCTGCCGCATCTTCCTGAGCCTCAGCGAGCGCGAGGGCTTCGGGCTCCCGCCCTGCGAGGCGATCGCGTGCGGGTGCCTCGTCGTCGGCTTCGACGGGTTCGCCGGCCGCGAGTTCTTCCAGCCGCCGTTCGCCCGCAGCGTCGAGAACGGCGACGTGCTCGCGCTCGCCCGCGCGCTGGAGGCGCTGATGGTCGAGACCGAGTCCGACCCCGCGGCCGCGCGCGCCCACGCCGAAGCGGGCGTGCGGTTCGTGCGCGAGCGCTACTCGGCCGAGGCCGAGCGCCAGGACCTGGTGGCGGCGTTCGCGCCGCCCGCCTGA